The region CCTCACCGGGTTCGGGGGCGACGGCGTCGATCTCGGACAGCCCGTGACGGAGCAGGTCGGCCTCCCGGGCCAGCTCCCGCGAGCGCTGGGTGCGCTCGGTGATCTCCCGCACCGCCTCGGCCCATTCGGACCGGGTGCGCTGGTAGTCGGCCAACGGCCGGAGCACGGAGTCGCCCGCGAACCGGTCGAGGACCGCGCGTTGCTCTCCCCCGCGCAACAGCCGAAGCTGGTCGTTCTGCCCGTGCACCGCGAGAACCTGCTCGGCGAGTTCGGAGAGCACTGCGTTGGGCACCGAGCGGCCACCGAGATGCGCTCGGGAGCGGCCGTCCGCGTTGACGTTGCGGACCGCGATCAGGCTGCCGTCCTCGTCCGGTTCCGCTCCGGCGTCCCGAGCGACCTTGGCGGCCGGCGACTCCGGCGTCGTCTCGAACCGGCCCTCGACCACCGCGCGTGGGGCTCCGGAGCGAACGCGCGACGCGTCCGCCCGGCCACCGCCGAGCAGGTGCAGCCCGGTGACCACCATCGTCTTGCCCGCACCGGTCTCGCCGGTGACAACCGTCAGACCCGGGTGAAGTTCGAGCGTAGCGTCGTCGATGACGCCCAGGCCCTGGATGCGCATCTCCGCCAACACACCAAGCACCCTAGCCGCACCGCCGTTCGGGCGGGGCGCCGCCAGCCCGATCAACGCGCTCCGGGCGAGCGGAGCGATCAGTCGGCCAAGTCCTCGCGCACCGCCGATCTCGCCGTTCTCAGTAGTCAGAGCGCATTCGAGAGGTCGTCAGTCCGTCACGGGCCCGCGCCAGCCCTGCACCGGCAGCTCGAACTTGCCAACCAGCCGGTCGGTGAAGGCCGTGTCGTGCAGGCGAACCAGGCGGACCGGGGTGTTGCCTGCGACGACCTCCACGCGGGCTCCGGCAGGGAGGTCGAAGTGGCGCTGTCCGTCGCAGCACAGGACCGCGTCGTGGCCGTTCTGCGCGATCTCCAGGGCGATCAGCGACTCCCTGGAGACGACGAGCGGGCGGGAGAAGAGCGCGTGCGCGTTGCTCGGCACGACCAGCAGGGCCTGCACCTCCGGCCAGACCACCGGCCCGCCTGCCGAGAACGCATACGCGGTGGAGCCGGTGGGCGTCGAGCACAGCACACCGTCGCAGCCGAACGCCGAAACCGGGTGGCCATCGACCTCGATGACCACGTCGAGGATGCGCTCGCGGCTGCTCTTCTCGACGCTGGCCTCGTTGAGCGCCCAGGTGGTGGCGAGGATCTCACCGTTGAGAGAGGCGGTGATCTCCACCGTCATCCGCTCCTCGACGTGGTAACAGCCCTCCACCACGGCGTTGACCGCCTCGTCGAGCGCGTCGGAGTCGGCCCCGGCCAGGAATCCGACCCTGCCGAGGTTCACCCCGAACACCGGGACCTGCGCCATCCGCGCCAGCTCGGCGGCGCGCAGCAGCGTGCCGTCGCCGCCGAGGACCAGGACGAGCTCGGTGCCCTTGGCGGCCAGCGGGCCGGTCTTCACCGCCTGGGTGTAGCAGGCCGGGTCGAGCTCCGCGGCCTCCTCGGCGAGCACGCGCACCCGTATGCCCGCGCCGAGGAGCTGGCCTGCGACCTTCTCAGCGGTCCGCAGGTTGTACTGCTTGCCGGTGTGCACCACCAGCAGCAACTCTCGGGTCAAGGGTCACTCCCTCACCACTGCTTGCTCGCCTTGGTCACGTCGTTGTCGACGCCTTTGGCCGCGGACTGCGGCCCCCTGCGCACCGCCTCGGCGACGAGTTCGTCAGCGTCCACCGCGCCTGCTCCTTCGCCGACACGCAGCCATGCGAAGTACTCGACGTTGCCGGACGGGCCCGGCAGCGGACTGGCCACGACCCCTCGGAGGCCGAGGCCGCTGTTCTCGGCGAAGCGCACCACCTCGAGCACCGCGTCGGCTCGGAGATCGGGATCACGGACGACCCCGCCCGAGCCGAGACGCTGCTTGCCCACCTCGAACTGCGGTTTGATCATCGGGACGATGTCGGCTCCCTCGGCCGCGCACGCGATCAACGCGGGCAGGACGAGCTTCAGCGAGATGAACGACAGGTCGGCGACGACCAGTTCGACCTGGCCACCGATCTCCTCCGGGGTCAGGGAGCGCACGTTGGTGCGGTCGTGGATCTTGACCCGTTCATCGGTTTGCAGCTTCCAGACGAGCTGGCCGTATCCGACGTCGACCGCCACGACCTCCTTGGCTCCGCGGCGCAGGAGCACGTCGGTGAAGCCGCCCGTGGAGGCGCCAGCGTCGAGGCACCGGCGGCCATCTACGCGAAAACCTTCCGGCTCGAACGCCTCCAGGGCGCCGAGGAGCTTGTGCGCGCCGCGGGAGGCCCAGCCCGGATCGTCGACGTCCTCGGCGACCAGCACGGGGGCGTCGAGCTCGACCGCCGTGGCGGACTTGCGGGCGACCATCCCGCGCACGCTCACCCTGCCCGCCGCGACCAGTTCGGAAGCGTGCTCCCTGGACCGGGCGAGTCCGCGTCGAACGAGTTCGGCGTCCAACCGCGCCTTGCGTGGCACTGCTCAGCTCCCGTTGCCGTTGGTACCGGAATGCGGGTTGTCGGCCTTGCTCAGGGCGTCGGTGAGCGCGGTGTGCACTGCTTCGAAGCGCTCGACGTGCTCGGGCACCGGAAGGTCACCGACCTCGTCGAGCCTGCAAAGGGCGGCTTCGATGGCCTGCACCGCGGCCTGGCCGTCGTCACCCTGGACCTGTGCCGCGAACATCGCCGGATTCGGCGCCGGAGCACCGTCGAACCGTCCTGGAGAGGCCATTTGCTCCCGCTCCCATCGATCATGCCGCACGCGTCCCTGCGTCGACATGTCCACGCTAGCGGAATGTCCACGCCGGGACACCGCAGCCTGGCCGTGTCCTTCGTCAGCTCAACCCGAGTGTCCTGAGAGCGGAGTCCGCGTGGGGATCGGCGCCTCGGACGGCGATCGCGCCGGAGCCGTGCCGCCAGCGCACGGCGCACATGGTGCGCAGGGCGCCGAGCGGATCGTCCTTGCCGGAGTTGGATGCGAGTTCGAGGACGGTGTCGTCCACCCGGACCTTCCACTCCGGCTGTTCGGCGACGACCGACTCCGCGCCCGGACGGTGCAGCGCACTGAGATCGGGGGCGACGTGGTCCGGTCGCTTGTCCGGTCCGGCAGCGAGCAGGTCGGCCGGCGTGTGGACGCCGGTGAGCACCATGAGCGAGGTCATCCCGGCCCGGACGGCACCGGCGATGTCGGTGTCGAGCCGGTCACCGGCCATCAGCGCCCGGGTGCCGCCGGCGGACACGACGGCGTTGTCCAGCAACGGCCTTTCCGGCTTGCCCGCCACCGTCGGCGACTGACCGGTCGCGGCCTTGAGCGCGGCGACCATCGCGCCGTTGCCTGGCAGCTCACCCCGCTCGGTCGGCAGTGTGACGTCCTCGTTGCACGCCACCCACAGCGCGCCCGCGCGGATGGCCAGGCAAGCCTCGGCGAGGTTCTTCCAAGCGGTGTCTGGGGAATGTCCCTGCACCACGGCGACCGGCTCCTCGCCGACCTCGCGTACGGGAACAAGCCCGACCTTGTCCACTTCGGACTCGAGGGCCGATGTGCCGACCACCAGGACCTTCGCGCCTTCGGGCAG is a window of Saccharopolyspora erythraea NRRL 2338 DNA encoding:
- a CDS encoding HAD-IIA family hydrolase — its product is MSETLLDGHDVVLLDLDGTVYRGGELVPSAAGSVQDVRGRGVKVRFVTNNAAKSPQAVADHLARLGLPTEPVEVSTSSQAGAAVLAENLPEGAKVLVVGTSALESEVDKVGLVPVREVGEEPVAVVQGHSPDTAWKNLAEACLAIRAGALWVACNEDVTLPTERGELPGNGAMVAALKAATGQSPTVAGKPERPLLDNAVVSAGGTRALMAGDRLDTDIAGAVRAGMTSLMVLTGVHTPADLLAAGPDKRPDHVAPDLSALHRPGAESVVAEQPEWKVRVDDTVLELASNSGKDDPLGALRTMCAVRWRHGSGAIAVRGADPHADSALRTLGLS
- a CDS encoding TlyA family RNA methyltransferase, which encodes MPRKARLDAELVRRGLARSREHASELVAAGRVSVRGMVARKSATAVELDAPVLVAEDVDDPGWASRGAHKLLGALEAFEPEGFRVDGRRCLDAGASTGGFTDVLLRRGAKEVVAVDVGYGQLVWKLQTDERVKIHDRTNVRSLTPEEIGGQVELVVADLSFISLKLVLPALIACAAEGADIVPMIKPQFEVGKQRLGSGGVVRDPDLRADAVLEVVRFAENSGLGLRGVVASPLPGPSGNVEYFAWLRVGEGAGAVDADELVAEAVRRGPQSAAKGVDNDVTKASKQW
- a CDS encoding NAD kinase; translation: MTRELLLVVHTGKQYNLRTAEKVAGQLLGAGIRVRVLAEEAAELDPACYTQAVKTGPLAAKGTELVLVLGGDGTLLRAAELARMAQVPVFGVNLGRVGFLAGADSDALDEAVNAVVEGCYHVEERMTVEITASLNGEILATTWALNEASVEKSSRERILDVVIEVDGHPVSAFGCDGVLCSTPTGSTAYAFSAGGPVVWPEVQALLVVPSNAHALFSRPLVVSRESLIALEIAQNGHDAVLCCDGQRHFDLPAGARVEVVAGNTPVRLVRLHDTAFTDRLVGKFELPVQGWRGPVTD